A genomic window from Tolypothrix sp. PCC 7910 includes:
- a CDS encoding Mo-dependent nitrogenase C-terminal domain-containing protein, with amino-acid sequence MKVFDNTTKRIFFASWVSINPAEANNTDVTQPHSSAAKSKFDIFQPIKQIVDRIQVRDRKLAHRLCQIIPAQCPFERDVKLFGKTLFHIPPMCKLNPLYEEVVSLRFRALCYLADECGEDVSPYC; translated from the coding sequence ATGAAGGTATTCGATAATACCACAAAAAGAATTTTTTTCGCAAGCTGGGTATCAATAAATCCAGCAGAAGCTAACAATACTGATGTAACCCAGCCACACAGTTCTGCTGCTAAGTCTAAATTTGATATTTTCCAGCCCATAAAACAAATAGTAGACAGAATACAAGTCCGCGATCGCAAATTAGCGCACCGCTTGTGTCAAATAATTCCTGCTCAATGTCCTTTTGAGCGTGATGTCAAGTTATTTGGCAAAACCTTATTTCACATTCCGCCAATGTGTAAGCTGAATCCTTTATATGAAGAAGTCGTCAGCTTACGTTTCCGGGCGCTATGCTATCTAGCTGATGAATGTGGAGAGGACGTGTCTCCGTACTGTTAA
- a CDS encoding anion transporter, with translation MNVLQLVIYSLLGLTYLGLALGYIPGLRMNRATIALVGSAFLIALGAVNLQEAWQAIDANTIIFLLSMMVVNANLEYSGFFRRSLSLLLSVTRSPLGLLIALTFGSGILSAVFLNDTIALIFTPLTLSLTQALRLNPIPYLLTIAGATNIGSVCTLSGNPQNILIGSFSGIPYLDFLRALAPVALIGLAIQIGLLWLLYPDVRSTQPCQELSISNKNRIFKPLFNKTLVITTGLLIAFAMGLPLAESALVAASLLLITRRIKPQRILQKVDWNLLVMFSGLFILTRVTQKLNLLQPFTHAVNTSASFLSVTVILSNLISNVPAVLLLHPLIPKDDTQYWLLLAAGSTLAGNLTLFGSVANLIVVEAATNLGYKLTFIEHLRFGIPLTLCTLILAYLWIH, from the coding sequence GTGAATGTCCTGCAATTGGTTATCTATAGCTTATTAGGGCTGACTTACCTGGGGTTAGCATTGGGCTACATCCCTGGTTTACGCATGAACCGTGCCACTATTGCCTTAGTGGGATCGGCTTTTTTAATTGCCTTGGGTGCTGTCAATTTACAAGAGGCTTGGCAGGCAATTGATGCTAACACCATCATATTTTTACTGAGCATGATGGTAGTTAATGCTAACTTAGAATACTCAGGTTTTTTTAGGCGATCGCTCTCCCTACTATTGAGCGTAACCCGCAGTCCTCTGGGCTTATTGATTGCCTTAACTTTTGGGAGTGGTATTCTATCTGCCGTATTTCTTAACGACACAATAGCGCTAATTTTTACACCATTAACCTTGAGCCTAACTCAAGCATTGAGGTTAAATCCCATACCTTATTTATTAACGATTGCAGGTGCAACTAATATAGGTTCTGTTTGCACTCTCAGCGGTAACCCACAAAATATTTTAATTGGTTCCTTTTCCGGTATTCCCTACCTAGATTTTCTGCGCGCACTTGCTCCCGTAGCCTTAATTGGTTTAGCAATTCAGATAGGGTTGCTATGGCTACTTTATCCTGATGTCCGTTCCACTCAACCTTGTCAAGAGTTAAGTATTAGCAATAAAAATCGTATTTTTAAACCTTTATTTAATAAAACTTTAGTCATCACTACAGGTTTACTTATTGCTTTTGCTATGGGTTTACCTTTAGCCGAATCTGCTTTAGTTGCTGCTAGTTTATTGCTGATTACGCGGCGAATTAAACCACAGCGTATTTTGCAAAAGGTAGATTGGAATTTGCTAGTGATGTTTTCAGGATTATTTATTCTGACGCGCGTCACACAAAAGTTAAATTTACTGCAGCCATTTACTCATGCAGTCAACACTTCTGCCAGTTTTTTGAGTGTCACTGTTATCTTATCTAATCTTATTTCTAATGTACCGGCTGTACTTTTATTACATCCTCTAATTCCCAAGGATGATACTCAATATTGGCTATTACTAGCAGCCGGCTCTACATTAGCAGGTAATCTTACTTTATTTGGTTCAGTTGCTAACTTAATAGTTGTCGAAGCTGCTACAAATTTAGGCTACAAGCTGACATTTATTGAGCATTTACGTTTTGGCATACCACTGACATTGTGTACTTTAATTCTAGCTTATCTGTGGATTCACTAG
- a CDS encoding caspase family protein, which produces MTNYWAIAIGINQYHLFQPLDCAKADAEALKDLLVTQAGFTPQNCLLMTDTSPPLNKDKSTYPTRENILLLLEDLAASSWQPQDHLWLFFSGYGINYKGQDYLMPVEGNPDLVQETGIELRSLMQSLQLTNLNVLLLLDINRAFGTQADAPVGQETIELAQELQLATILSCQPEQFSHESRELGHGFFTAALLEALRSGRGNNLADLERYLSLLTPQLCQHYWRPTQNPIAVLPSQQQVILPPPPPSIPNKSEVNSVIFPEESFAVARAAPSLEANSSKTSENLEKTGINRPVQGVETTVSRRSKPGKSAQLTVGNENFPAQPVSGSASKFTSQALLHPEEKFKQLPPSSPEESGRERFIPDASPGYISQAPVTQPNTPFWKQLLWWLGGGLLIVGLVAVLFLRNQSKFGVTEVFRTSTNTATNQPQDLNTLPSTRSITTAASPTPEPKPSNSPPVVNPESQTRSQAVLDLAKMSLRETQASDLSLAIATARKIQPGEPLYEQAQEDIKIWSRMILDLAEGRAQQKQYASAVAAAQLITKDENLYPKAQALINQWRLEAKQYVSNKTLLDAANALIKSGQASTYNRAIEVAKKVPPGQPGFDVAQKSINKWSEKILDVAKNRAVQGELNAAIETAALVPEMTSAYEDAQEAIQKWQVRRIKN; this is translated from the coding sequence ATGACAAATTACTGGGCGATCGCAATTGGAATTAATCAATATCATCTATTTCAACCTTTAGATTGCGCCAAAGCAGATGCTGAGGCACTCAAGGATTTATTGGTGACACAGGCAGGTTTCACGCCGCAAAACTGCCTGCTGATGACAGATACTTCACCGCCGCTTAATAAAGATAAATCTACCTATCCGACTAGGGAAAATATTTTGCTGTTATTGGAGGATTTAGCAGCATCATCTTGGCAACCACAAGACCATCTGTGGTTATTCTTTAGCGGTTATGGCATCAACTACAAAGGTCAAGATTACTTAATGCCAGTGGAAGGGAACCCCGATCTCGTGCAGGAGACTGGCATAGAATTGCGATCGCTGATGCAAAGTCTGCAACTTACTAATTTGAATGTATTGCTACTACTGGATATCAACCGTGCTTTTGGTACTCAAGCCGATGCTCCCGTAGGGCAAGAAACCATAGAACTGGCTCAAGAACTACAACTGGCAACAATTCTGTCTTGCCAACCAGAGCAATTTTCCCATGAAAGCCGGGAACTAGGTCACGGATTCTTTACCGCAGCGTTATTGGAAGCTTTGCGTTCTGGTCGTGGCAATAACTTGGCGGATTTGGAACGCTACTTGAGTTTGCTTACGCCGCAATTATGTCAACATTACTGGCGACCCACGCAAAACCCGATCGCTGTGCTTCCATCTCAGCAGCAGGTTATCTTACCACCACCTCCTCCTAGTATCCCAAATAAAAGCGAAGTCAACTCCGTGATTTTTCCGGAGGAATCCTTCGCGGTAGCACGTGCAGCACCTTCTCTGGAAGCCAATTCTTCCAAAACTTCAGAAAATTTAGAAAAAACGGGCATCAACCGACCAGTCCAAGGAGTGGAAACTACTGTCAGTCGTAGATCCAAGCCCGGAAAATCTGCCCAGTTGACGGTAGGAAATGAAAACTTTCCCGCTCAACCAGTCTCAGGTTCAGCTAGTAAATTCACCTCTCAAGCGCTTCTTCACCCAGAGGAGAAGTTTAAACAACTACCGCCATCTTCTCCAGAAGAAAGTGGTAGGGAAAGGTTTATTCCTGATGCTTCCCCTGGTTATATTTCCCAAGCGCCTGTAACTCAGCCAAATACACCATTTTGGAAACAGTTGTTGTGGTGGCTTGGCGGTGGTTTATTAATAGTTGGTTTAGTTGCAGTCCTTTTTCTCCGCAATCAATCAAAATTTGGCGTTACCGAAGTATTTAGGACATCAACTAATACAGCTACTAATCAGCCACAAGACCTCAATACTTTACCAAGTACTCGTTCTATCACAACTGCCGCTTCTCCAACTCCAGAACCAAAACCATCAAACTCGCCACCAGTAGTTAATCCTGAGTCACAAACACGGAGTCAAGCAGTCTTAGATCTGGCGAAAATGTCCCTGAGAGAAACTCAGGCTAGCGATTTAAGTTTAGCGATCGCCACGGCGCGCAAAATTCAACCAGGTGAACCGCTTTACGAACAAGCTCAGGAAGATATTAAAATCTGGAGTCGCATGATTTTAGATTTGGCAGAAGGTCGCGCCCAACAAAAACAGTATGCCAGTGCTGTAGCTGCCGCACAATTAATTACTAAAGACGAAAATCTGTATCCTAAAGCACAAGCACTGATTAATCAATGGCGACTAGAAGCCAAGCAGTATGTCAGTAACAAAACTCTTTTAGATGCGGCTAATGCCTTAATTAAGTCAGGACAAGCATCTACATATAATCGGGCAATCGAAGTTGCGAAAAAAGTCCCACCTGGACAGCCAGGCTTCGATGTAGCTCAAAAATCAATTAATAAATGGAGCGAAAAAATTTTGGACGTAGCGAAAAATCGTGCAGTCCAAGGCGAACTCAATGCAGCAATTGAAACCGCAGCCTTAGTCCCAGAAATGACATCTGCCTATGAAGATGCTCAAGAAGCCATCCAAAAATGGCAAGTTAGGCGGATAAAAAATTAG